In the Streptomyces sp. NBC_00525 genome, one interval contains:
- a CDS encoding DUF6518 family protein — protein MRNPAARAVPIVVALGAGLVLGLAGPVAGKFDNTLCEALSVVFSGGWPWACYAFVVGLLRRSRIESALLAATGLAVGVMAYYGFKDLYPAVPVGLEAGTAGDGVSSRVFVWGTAAFIFGAPVGLAGNFARTPGVGGLLLRLLIPLIAYIETSQRLHTEADARDAIVGITWATIRVAACLAGAFFVGQAARNWWRGRQPT, from the coding sequence ATGCGCAATCCGGCCGCTCGCGCCGTGCCGATCGTCGTGGCCCTTGGGGCGGGGCTGGTGCTGGGCCTGGCCGGTCCCGTTGCCGGAAAGTTCGACAACACCCTCTGTGAGGCCTTGAGCGTGGTCTTCTCCGGCGGGTGGCCGTGGGCCTGTTACGCCTTCGTGGTGGGCTTGCTCCGGCGATCGAGAATCGAGTCCGCGCTGCTGGCGGCCACGGGGCTGGCTGTCGGAGTGATGGCGTACTACGGCTTCAAGGACCTGTACCCGGCCGTCCCGGTCGGACTGGAAGCAGGCACCGCCGGCGACGGAGTGTCCTCCCGTGTTTTCGTGTGGGGCACAGCGGCGTTCATTTTCGGAGCGCCCGTGGGACTTGCCGGGAACTTCGCGCGAACGCCCGGAGTCGGCGGCCTGCTCCTTCGCCTTCTCATTCCACTGATCGCCTACATCGAGACCTCCCAGCGTCTGCACACCGAAGCGGACGCACGGGACGCCATTGTCGGCATCACGTGGGCCACGATCCGCGTCGCCGCCTGCCTGGCCGGTGCGTTCTTCGTGGGGCAGGCGGCACGGAACTGGTGGCGCGGGCGGCAGCCCACCTGA